In a genomic window of Sulfurimonas denitrificans DSM 1251:
- a CDS encoding calcium/sodium antiporter, with amino-acid sequence MILYILAIIAGFVILVWSADKFVSGAASVAKHLGMPSLLIGILIVGFGTSAPEMVVSAIAAMEGNPALALGNALGSNIVNIALILGVTAIVAPISVKSKIVRKEIPLLLLIVLLAGYMLVDNALTFNEGIVLIIGFFSLIGWSIFAAIKGKGDALEAEMDNELIEHKMSLRAGVIWLIIGLVMLIASSRLLVWGAVGVATEFGVSDLIIGLTIVALGTSLPELAASIIAARKGEHDIAIGNVVGSNMFNILAVIGIATLIAPMNNIALEVLQRDWLVMLVLTIALLIMTYRFKNQDGKITRIKGIFLVVAYVAYNTYLAMSLSGNL; translated from the coding sequence GTGATACTTTATATACTCGCAATTATTGCAGGATTTGTAATTCTTGTTTGGAGTGCGGATAAGTTTGTTAGTGGTGCGGCTTCTGTTGCAAAACATTTAGGAATGCCTAGTTTACTGATAGGTATTTTGATAGTTGGATTTGGAACAAGTGCACCTGAAATGGTCGTCTCAGCTATTGCAGCGATGGAAGGTAATCCAGCACTTGCTCTTGGTAATGCTTTGGGTTCTAATATTGTTAATATTGCTTTGATTTTAGGAGTTACAGCGATTGTCGCTCCTATTAGTGTGAAGTCAAAAATTGTAAGAAAAGAGATTCCTTTATTACTTTTAATTGTTTTACTCGCAGGATATATGTTAGTTGATAATGCGCTTACATTCAATGAAGGAATTGTCCTCATAATTGGTTTCTTTTCACTTATCGGTTGGTCAATTTTTGCCGCTATTAAAGGCAAAGGTGATGCACTAGAAGCTGAAATGGATAATGAGCTCATTGAACATAAAATGAGTTTAAGGGCAGGAGTTATTTGGCTTATTATTGGTCTTGTTATGCTCATCGCAAGCTCTCGACTTTTAGTTTGGGGCGCTGTTGGAGTTGCTACAGAATTTGGTGTGAGTGATTTGATTATTGGACTCACTATTGTCGCTCTTGGAACTTCTCTGCCTGAACTTGCAGCTTCTATCATAGCTGCAAGAAAAGGTGAACATGACATCGCTATTGGAAATGTCGTTGGTTCTAATATGTTTAATATCTTAGCCGTTATAGGCATTGCAACGCTTATTGCACCTATGAATAATATTGCTTTAGAAGTATTGCAAAGAGATTGGCTTGTAATGTTAGTTTTAACAATTGCACTTTTAATCATGACTTATAGGTTTAAAAATCAAGATGGAAAGATTACTCGAATAAAAGGTATATTTTTAGTC
- a CDS encoding zf-TFIIB domain-containing protein → MKCPVCTNVDLVMSDRQGVEIDYCPTCRGVWLDRGELDKIIEKSASSSSANNSNSHAQPRYENAQKEHFNKYNSHDNNGYHKKKKESFFSELFDF, encoded by the coding sequence ATGAAGTGTCCTGTATGTACAAATGTTGATTTAGTTATGAGTGATAGACAGGGTGTTGAGATAGATTATTGCCCAACTTGTAGAGGTGTATGGCTTGACAGAGGCGAACTTGATAAGATAATCGAAAAAAGTGCATCTTCTTCAAGTGCAAATAATAGCAACTCACATGCTCAACCAAGATATGAAAATGCTCAAAAAGAACATTTCAATAAATATAATAGTCATGATAATAATGGATATCATAAAAAGAAAAAAGAGAGCTTTTTCTCAGAACTTTTCGATTTTTAA